The region GATGAGAAGCCtaaatctttgtttctttgttgcaGGCGATAGCAGTGCCACAATGTGCTCGCTCAGTGCAGCCAATGCCAAGTTCTGTCTTGACTTTTTTAGAGAGCTgagcaaaagaaacagaaatgaaaatattttcttttccccactaAGTCTCTCAGCTGCATTTGGGATGGTTGTCCTCGGAGCCAGGGGCAACACACTCAAACAAATTGAGAAGGTGGGTTTCCTTTGCTCTGAAAAGGGGATGGTGGCAAGATATGAGCTGAGCGCCTGATTGTAACATCTGATATAGTTCCTAAGCATCCAAAGGAGTGATGCACACAAAGGGCCCTTTAAAAATACCCTGTCTTTTGCTACTCCTAGTACCAAACTTTTTCAAACTAAACACTGTTACAGTAATTGATTACTCAATGAATACATCAGTGCTAAAGTGTTTTGGAGGTATCCCTCCACACTGCAGGGCTCAGTAGTGGTGATTCCCTTTGATATGGTCTTCTGCCTTCTCTGGATACCAAAAGTCTTCTTTCTTAAGAGGAAAGATTTCAAAGACTTCATGAGCTCTCTACAAAAACTTGTTCACTTGAAAGGGTCTCATGATAAAGGACAAACAGGACTTTACCCATTGTCTGTGTCTGGTTGCTTTTTGGGATAGGCTTGCAACACTGCTTTAGCTTTAAGGTACTGTCACTCAGCTGCATTCACCCAACATTTATATTGCAggtatttcatttcagtgaagtTTTGAACAGTACAAGTCAGGCAAACAGATACCCTTCGGAGAAGGTAAGATGCAGTTGCAGCTCCGAGATGAAGCAACAGGTGCCGGTTTGTCAGCCCTTCCTGCAAATGATCACTTAATCAGAAAGCACGGCAGCGCTGAGCAACCTCTCTGTCTAGATATGCAGACCTGATTATTACTGTTCTTTTATTAGCTATTTAAGGGGCCTTGTGAGATCACACATTTCAACAGCTAAGCCTTCTCATTACAGGTTTCTAACCAAAACAGTAGTACTAGTCTAAAATGTGATAAGTGCTTAGATTGCCACCTGCAAAGGCTTGTCTACAGGGCATACCAAAAGCACCTTGGAGCTTGCTTCTCCCAGGCTTTAAGCCAGCAGACTTTTTGCTCAATGTGAACAGAACCATCACTGTTGGATACAAAGTGACTTGGAGGTGGAGTAGTGTGGGCCAAAGGGGAATAATTGTCATTCTGTATGTCTGGTAGAGGGGGGAGTTGGACATGGTGTCATGATGCATTTATTCCGATGCCTGTATCAACTGGGTGGATTCAGGCTTCTCATACAGAGAGAGGCTGCAATTCACCCTCAGGTTCAGTTTTGCATAGGAAAGCCCAAGCCTAACATGAAATGTCTCTTTTCCTGTCTGAAGTGTGAGGAAGCTGGAGGAGTCCATTCCCAGTTCCAGGAGCTGTTGGCTGCAGTCAGTGAACccagaccaggctgctccctcACCATTGCCAATAGGCTCTTTGGAGAAATTACTTACCCATTCTTTCAGGTAAGTAGCTGTGGTGTCCCTCTCAACAGCTTCTGAGAGTTATGAGCTCAGCAGAATTTCTTCAATCATAAAGTACAAAGGGAAATGAAATACAATGGTGCTGTCAGGGTGTGCTGCCAAATGCCTGCATTCCACAGGTCTTGCAGTCAGGGAGCCTTTCCATCTCAGCTGCCCAGTGGTTAGATgtgggaaacagcagagcacTGGGAAGCTGTGACTTAGAAGCTTTTATACAAAGAAAGAGATCTACAGTAACAGCTCTCCCTGGGCATTCCAGAAAATGTGATAGCATTAATCACTGTCAATATATCCTTATGCTGGCTACGCATACCCAGTGTCCAACAGAGCTGGGGCTTGCTGCCTCATTTCTATGCAAGGAACAAAGCTCTGTGACTAGCAGaagactttttctttcccagtgtcTTCTCTGTTTCTAATAAAATGATTGTACTCACTCTTCCACCTTTCCTTCAGAGTCTATGCAAATATGGGACTCTGATTCCTGCTGCCTTTTCAAACAAGGCTTAGAAGAAAGTAACAACTCTGAAATTTTTGTCAATTAGTCTAATTTAAGTGGAACTGACCATCTCAGAACATTCCTGTGGAACACCAACAGCTCAGACAATGCAAGTTCATACAAAAAGTTTCCTCAAGAAACTAGACTTTAGGTGTTTATAAAAGTATTGCTAGAAACAGTGCTGGTTTATCTCTGTAACCACCTTTCTCTTTTCAAGTCAAGATTTCACCTTGCTTCCAAAATTTTGCACTCCAGGTAAACAGAGATTTTCAGAGCCAGAAAAAGGTGACCAGCAGCCTGGAAAAGTTTTATGTTTAATACAAGTTAAAAGTTTCACAGTGTATGTATCTACACAGAGTAATACgcatacgcacacacacacacaaacacacacacactggggGAAGACATGCAGCATAACAATGATATATAAGCCTAAAGAAAGGTACCATGTTTTGATCTTAGAATTTTTTTACTGTGCTGAGACATTTTTGCTGCTCAGTACagcttgaaaatacaaaaaaaaaaatttgcaaatatgTTTTTTCTAAATAATCTCTCTCTAAAAACTGAATGCTTGAGTTATTTCAATGAATTTCTTATATATGCCTTTTTTACTCATTCCTTTCTTGCTGATCTACTACAAGGAATTATCCTGAAGCCATGAAATTATCTGTCTTATAACAATCGCCATGTTATGATAAACTTCTGTTATTTGTACTTTCCAGCAATACTTGGATTCCACTAAGAAATTCTATCGAGCAGAGCTGGAACCAGTCAATTTTAAATACCCCGAAGAAGAAGCCAGAGAGAAGATTAACCTCTGGGTGGAAAATGAGACAAAAGGTAAAGATGAAAATGTGCAGATTGTTTGGTTTGCAATTGAACCAGTTAGGAATATCATGTCTGAATTTCAGTTTCCACTTTTTTAACCAAAGGTAGCaagatttttatatattaaacactcactgaattttttttgctCAGTAGGAAATAAATGTAGAGAAAGGCACAAAAATGCTTTGAGTTCCTGGCTTCAAAAGCTGTACATAAACATTTTGTTATTTGTCTGACAGCATTATACTACCTTTTATATTTATAGAAATAGTTATTAATAGTCAAATGCAGCTGATTGCCCAAACAAAGTAATAATTATTCTCAATTCGTTATTTCTAAAGGTAAAATCAAAGACCTATTTGCTGCTGGGTTTATTGATCCCTCTACTGTACTTGTCCTGGTCAATGctatatattttaaaggaaagtggGCAGTAGGATTTAAGAAAGAAGACACTAAGGAAACATATTTCCAACTGAACAAGGTACAGTATGAGCAGGAACTGAAACAGCTGGGGGATGGAAATCAGATGTCTGTCTCCTATAACAATAGATGGGagctttcctcttctctgctATCCCAAGACAAAACACGGGTCTTCAGCTAGAAAAATAGAAAGCTACATCTTCTCTCTAGTTTGATAACCAAATATGTAACTGTTTCTATCAGTTCACATCAGAAGTGAGTCTTGTGCAGCTGAGATCCTCATTGGTTCAAAGTCACTGAGCACATATGCTGACTTTGTTGGGGCTTACACAGCTAAGGATGCTGTTTCAAAAATAGTCTGCTTTTGGGACCGCATTTGAGGATTCTGTTCCTCTTTTACTATTTACCAATAGAACAGtgtttgttttcaggaaaaaatgagcTAAAGACATATTATCTCAGGATAATGTATACATTATTCATGAACAATTTAGATTTATGGTTGCATCAGATGCATCAGTTTCCTCATCTGACATGCCAGAAGAAAGAAGGATGTAATGAGGGAGTTGTGAGTAAAGTAATCTGGCACCAATAGTAATGGAAAAGTACATTTTATGCTTCTAAAATGGATAACTTCACTGGAGTTACAGTTAAGAGAGAGGAACACATCAATGCCACAAGTACATTAAACCCATGACCAGCATAAATAATATTTCTGGACTGAACTCCAGTCTCAATACTGAAACCAATTAAAACCAGGGTgatcatttctgtattttctgtttaatatgtTTCGTGTGTTCCAGAATGAGAGAAGGACAGTGCAGATGATGTTTCAAGAAGGTTATTTTAACATGGCCATCAtagaggaaatgaaaatgaaagtgaTAGAGCTCCCATACTTTGATAATGAACTGAGCATGTTCATTCTTCTTCCTGAAGTTGTCTCTGAGGACTTAACTGGCCTAGAGCAGGTAATACTTCTTGTTCTCTCTAGTAGTGTATGTAAGGGGTTGCAAGCAGAGCAATTGTTTAACATTGCTCCAGTGTGGTCAGAAGACAAGCAGGAAAAAACTGACcttctcatcttttccttctgttcattATGGTGTCAATCGTTATTATCAATACTGCCTTACAGCTTGAATGCACCCTCACGTATGAAAAACTAGCAGGATGGACCAGCTCAGCTAGGATGCAACAGCTGAAAGTGAAGGTGTATCTGCCTCAGTTCAAGATGGAGGAAAGTTACGTCCTCAACAAAACTCTCGAGGGTATGGGAGTGATGAATGTTTTTGACTGGGGAAAAGCTGATTTGTCAGGAATCTCCAGGAAAGATGGTTTGGTTGTGTCCAAGGCCATCCAGAAGTCATCTGTGGAAGTCAATGAAGAGGGGACTGAAGCAGTTGGTGCCATGGGGCTTGTTGCAGTGCCTCTGTGTCGCCCAATTTCTTATGAATTCAAAGCTGACCATCCATTCCTCTTCTTCATCAGACACAACCCGACCAACACTATTCTCTTCTTTGGAAGATATTCGTCCCCTTAAATGGAGTTTATTTTGGAAATTAGATCTTTCTCTCCACTAACATCCCTACTGGCAAGAACTGAGGACAAAAAAAGGATCACGTTTTCCACTAGGCTTTATCCTAAGGTATTAATTTGCTGTAAAAAGACTATCCAATAGGAGCCAAATTAgagataaaaatctaaaaaacatTAACTGTTTCCCTTCTAACATTAACTTCAGGCATGTTTTACTTTTAGGAGGCCTCACTAAAATACACTATGTGATATTTGCCAAAGAGCTGTAGGCCTCTAGAGACATCTGCATAGCAAATCTTATTCTGAGACTTTCCTAATGTAGTATGTCTCCAATAAACCCATTATTTTAGAGCCCTAGAGATGAGTGATACATTCTCCCACATGAAGGAGACAGGAGGATAGGGATCTGCATTAAAAGGATAAACTCAGGTACTCAGTCTCTTTAAGGTTCCCTACCCCTTTTTATAAAGGTTTCAAGGAAAATGCCACTTTGTATGGGAGTACCAAAGTATTCCTGTGGGACCCCTCATTTAATTGACTGGGTGTAATGGTTCAATCTGGAACTCTTGGGGTTTGTTCtcagagagcagagaaagcagaagacTTTTCTGGTGTAATTTTGATTGTTCTCAAGCAGGGCAGACtcatttcttacttttttctgTGCTAGACAGTTCTCCAACTTCTTCATAAACTTCCACATAACAAAAACAGGGTTTCAGAATCATGGAAGACCTTTTCTGACAAGGTCTGATCTGTGACGGCTGTGAATTAGACACTTAATTCCCACATAAAACTTTAAGCAGTGATCAGCCATTCTCACATTCTCACTTCTAAAAATCAGCTCTCTTTGTGCCTCAGATACCATAAGTTTCTTGTTCCATCTGTTTTATTCCTCATTAGcacaaaaaattaattaaaaaatctaTCGTAATGGTATTTAAGTGGGTAGCCTGTATTTGTTCCATTTATCTTAATAAAACCACTGcaaacaaaatattaaatgtaGTAGTCTGCAGAATTAAGTGGACAGAGGAATAGTCTAACATAACATGTAAAAATAATGGTAATCCTTTCAAAAATGTAAGTGACAGTGAAGTCTACCTCTCATTTTTAAGTATTCATCATGCTAAATTTAGGTGCTGGACAACTTGACATTAGGATACATAAACCCTGAACCTCACCTACTGCTTCTCTCTTGCATTTGATTTTACCAGCTAATTAAGAATGCAGTTTTAGGACATGGCTGAGCCACTCTAATGCCATTGCGGAGGATGCTGCTGCTCCCCTTGTCTCTTTCCTTCCATGTGTTTCTGCTCCCTCCCTTACGCTACTGCTACTGCTTGCCTGACTTGGTGGTGAACAGTTCTCTGGGATGTAAATCAGGAGGAAATTTTTTGGTAAAGTTGATTTGCTTGCTGATGACCTAGTTCCTTAAACCACCTCCTGGATGTTGTGGAGTAGGTTGGTGGAAAGGCATAATGAGGGATTACAGAGAAGAGAGCAGCCTGCCCAGTTTGATATGAGGCAATGTCCAAAATCCACAGGTACaagaaaaatacttgcttttaaaggaaaaatattccacCCCTTTGATGACTCAGTCTCCTTTTCCTGTTGCTTGCTGAtgggaagaaagcaaatgctGGGAGCATACTAGTGCCATTTCAGAAATGCAGATTCAAAGGGCTCTTCCAAATGCTGAGATATAcaagaaaaattacagtaaattaCAGTACTCAACACAAATTTAATTGCTAAATAAAGCACATTCATGATAGTCTGTGGAGCTATCTCACATGGCTCCAATTTCAGTATGAAATACAGACTGAAATAGTAAAATTACTAG is a window of Athene noctua chromosome 2, bAthNoc1.hap1.1, whole genome shotgun sequence DNA encoding:
- the LOC141957677 gene encoding serpin B11-like; protein product: MCSLSAANAKFCLDFFRELSKRNRNENIFFSPLSLSAAFGMVVLGARGNTLKQIEKVFHFSEVLNSTSQANRYPSEKCEEAGGVHSQFQELLAAVSEPRPGCSLTIANRLFGEITYPFFQQYLDSTKKFYRAELEPVNFKYPEEEAREKINLWVENETKGKIKDLFAAGFIDPSTVLVLVNAIYFKGKWAVGFKKEDTKETYFQLNKNERRTVQMMFQEGYFNMAIIEEMKMKVIELPYFDNELSMFILLPEVVSEDLTGLEQLECTLTYEKLAGWTSSARMQQLKVKVYLPQFKMEESYVLNKTLEGMGVMNVFDWGKADLSGISRKDGLVVSKAIQKSSVEVNEEGTEAVGAMGLVAVPLCRPISYEFKADHPFLFFIRHNPTNTILFFGRYSSP